In Phyllostomus discolor isolate MPI-MPIP mPhyDis1 chromosome 2, mPhyDis1.pri.v3, whole genome shotgun sequence, the following are encoded in one genomic region:
- the LOC114490426 gene encoding keratin-associated protein 4-2-like, which produces MAASTLSVCSSDLSYSSRVCLPGSSDSCTDSSWQVDDCPESCCQPSCCASSCCQPSCCVPSCCQPSCCVPSCCQPSCCVPSCCQPSCCVPSCCQSTCCVPSCCQPSCCAPSCCQSTCCTPICCKPVCCTPFCCTSVCCKPACCTPLCCKPACCTPVCCTPICCKPVCCKPVSCVPVCSGAAPCSAPSCCQPTPCPSSCCRPSSSVSLICRPVCRPACCVPVSSCYAPSCC; this is translated from the coding sequence ATGGCCGCCTCTACCCTGTCCGTCTGCTCCAGCGACCTGAGCTACAGCAGCCGTGTCTGCCTGCCCGGTTCCAGTGACTCTTGCACTGACTCCTCCTGGCAGGTGGACGACTGTCCAGagagctgctgccagccctcctgctgtgcctccagctgctgccagccctcctgctgtgtccccagctgctgccagccctcctgctgtgtccccagctgctgccagccctcctgctgtgtccccagctgctgccagccctcctgctgtgtccccagctgctgtcagtccacctgctgtgtccccagctgctgccagccctcctgctgtgcccccagctgctgccagtccACCTGCTGCACACCCATCTGCTGCAAGCCCGTCTGCTGCACACCCTTCTGTTGCACATCTGTTTGTTGCAAGCCAGCCTGTTGCACACCTCTCTGCTGCAAGCCTGCCTGCTGCACACCTGTCTGCTGTACACCCATCTGCTGCAAGCCCGTCTGCTGCAAGCCTGTGAGCTGTGTGCCCGTCTGCTCTGGGGCTGCCCCCTGCTCAGCCCCCTCCTGctgccagcccaccccctgcccctcgtCCTGCTGCAGACCTTCTTCCTCTGTGTCCCTCATCTGCCGCCCTGTGTGCAGACCCGCCTGCTGCGTGCCCGTCTCCTCCTGCTATGCCCCCTCCTGCTGCTAG